In the Enterococcus saigonensis genome, one interval contains:
- a CDS encoding AAA family ATPase, with protein MSKLIILRGNSGSGKTTVAKELQNSFPNGVVMRIGQDEVRRDMLNVKDDTSHLAVLAIENLAMFGHKHYPVVIIEGILNREIYGQMLNKLRKIFDQTNCYYFDLPFTVTVMRHQQRKQRCSFSEKDMARWWLNKDYLRFENEKIIDPKMSQREIVTMLRQIVLSS; from the coding sequence ATGAGTAAACTGATTATTTTACGTGGGAATTCTGGTAGTGGCAAAACAACTGTCGCAAAAGAACTACAAAACAGCTTTCCTAACGGCGTTGTCATGCGGATTGGACAAGATGAAGTACGACGAGATATGTTAAATGTCAAGGATGATACGTCTCATTTAGCGGTTTTAGCAATTGAAAACCTCGCCATGTTTGGTCACAAACATTATCCTGTCGTAATTATCGAAGGAATTTTGAATCGTGAAATATATGGTCAGATGCTAAATAAATTAAGGAAAATTTTTGATCAGACAAATTGTTATTATTTTGATCTTCCTTTTACAGTCACTGTTATGCGTCATCAACAAAGAAAGCAACGGTGTTCTTTTTCAGAAAAAGATATGGCTCGTTGGTGGTTAAATAAAGACTATTTAAGGTTTGAAAACGAGAAAATAATCGATCCAAAAATGTCGCAAAGAGAAATTGTGACAATGTTACGGCAAATTGTTTTATCTTCTTAG
- a CDS encoding APC family permease — MSQNQKQLRWFTVGLIAFNMVWGLGNVVNNYAQQGISVVTSWILILALYFIPYALIVGQLGSTFRNSKGGVSSWVENTSTKRLAYYAAWTYWVVHIPYLAQKPQAILIALGWAVQGNGDMVSNMSMTTIALLSLVIFLLFLYLSTKGLTTLKVIGGLAGTAMFVMSILFILLAVGAPAVSKGMEFATPDMGNIKTYIPKFDFSYFTTISMLVFAVGGAEKISPYVNQTRNPAKEFPRGMFLLAGMVGVSAILGSVAMGMLFASNNIPADLMRNGAYSAFQQLGNYYGVGNLLMIIYALTNTIGQISALAFSIDAPLQILLADADPMFVPNWLRKRSAKGTLVNGYLLTGILVSIIILLPILGIGNTDELVKWMTNLNSVVMPMRYLWVFFAYMMLNKAWKNYQSEYKFLKNPKLGFIAGTWCFAFTAFACVLGMVPKLDYATNPKAWWFQLMTNILTPIVLILLGMILPAIARRDKDKTVLPELKEV, encoded by the coding sequence ATGAGTCAAAATCAAAAACAATTGCGGTGGTTCACCGTAGGCTTAATTGCTTTTAATATGGTTTGGGGTTTAGGAAATGTTGTAAATAACTATGCCCAACAAGGAATCTCTGTTGTCACGTCATGGATTCTGATCTTAGCACTTTATTTTATTCCATATGCTTTAATTGTCGGTCAGCTTGGATCAACCTTTAGAAACAGCAAAGGCGGCGTCAGCTCATGGGTTGAAAACACATCGACAAAACGCTTAGCTTATTACGCTGCGTGGACTTATTGGGTAGTGCATATCCCATATCTTGCGCAAAAACCACAAGCAATATTAATTGCACTAGGTTGGGCTGTGCAAGGCAACGGGGACATGGTATCAAACATGTCAATGACAACAATCGCACTTTTGAGTTTAGTTATTTTCTTGCTATTCTTATATTTATCAACGAAGGGTCTAACAACATTAAAAGTTATCGGCGGTCTAGCCGGTACAGCAATGTTTGTGATGTCAATTCTATTTATCTTATTAGCAGTCGGGGCACCTGCTGTAAGTAAAGGTATGGAATTTGCAACCCCTGATATGGGAAATATTAAAACTTACATTCCTAAGTTTGATTTTTCCTATTTCACAACAATCTCAATGCTAGTTTTCGCCGTTGGGGGAGCTGAAAAAATTTCGCCTTACGTAAATCAAACGAGAAATCCTGCGAAAGAATTTCCTCGTGGTATGTTCTTGTTAGCAGGAATGGTAGGGGTTTCTGCAATTTTGGGTTCTGTAGCAATGGGTATGTTATTTGCCAGCAATAATATACCAGCTGATTTAATGCGTAACGGAGCCTATAGCGCATTCCAACAATTAGGTAATTATTACGGTGTTGGAAACTTATTGATGATTATTTATGCACTAACCAATACTATTGGGCAAATTTCAGCATTAGCTTTTTCAATTGATGCACCGTTACAAATCTTATTAGCAGATGCTGATCCAATGTTTGTGCCAAATTGGTTAAGAAAACGTTCAGCTAAAGGTACTTTAGTTAACGGATACTTATTGACCGGTATTTTGGTCAGCATCATCATCTTGTTGCCAATTTTAGGAATTGGTAACACTGATGAGCTAGTTAAATGGATGACTAACCTGAATTCTGTTGTAATGCCAATGCGCTATTTATGGGTATTCTTTGCTTACATGATGCTAAACAAAGCTTGGAAAAATTATCAATCAGAGTATAAATTCTTAAAAAATCCAAAGCTTGGCTTTATCGCCGGTACATGGTGCTTTGCATTTACAGCGTTTGCCTGTGTCTTGGGAATGGTTCCAAAATTGGATTACGCAACAAATCCAAAGGCTTGGTGGTTCCAATTAATGACAAACATCTTAACACCAATTGTATTAATTTTATTAGGTATGATTTTACCTGCAATTGCTCGTAGAGATAAAGATAAAACAGTACTACCTGAATTAAAAGAAGTTTAA
- the abc-f gene encoding ribosomal protection-like ABC-F family protein, with translation MENLVAKIKDLALSYGAKELFTISELTVYENDRIGIIGKNGVGKSSLLKLLADVTHNETGQIETYIPFSYYEQCKKQAIIHSELDWTLLSRFHVPKKSEQMSGGEAAKLRLTHTLSKYRQGLLLDEPTTHLDQAGVDLLISELHYYYGTLITVSHNRYFLDQLVTKIWEIADGKLTEYTGNYTDYLNQKKAEANSRKNAAKNYQKEKRQLEKAIIQKRQQADKITKTSAKQRKRNIKPDRLAASKQKDTIQKNAHRTAKALQSRLERLEEVKTTGKIRPIHFPLPKSLAIYNPYPIRGEKVTCLRGDKILLKDVDFQFANGEKIAIIGKNGSGKSSLLHQIVTGGQGIVISPKVKFAMYQQLDYMFTSSETILQYMLNQSDFSESVVRSILNNLGFTQIELEKKINNLSGGEATRVALALTFIVPSNVLILDEPTNFVDFNTIEALQKLIKEYPATVLFTSHDHYFVDNVATQVFEIENKAMQKRR, from the coding sequence ATGGAAAATTTAGTAGCAAAAATAAAAGATCTCGCATTAAGTTACGGTGCAAAAGAATTATTTACTATTTCAGAATTAACTGTCTATGAAAATGACAGAATTGGGATTATTGGCAAAAATGGAGTGGGGAAAAGTAGTTTATTGAAATTACTTGCGGATGTTACCCATAATGAAACAGGACAAATTGAAACATATATTCCTTTTAGTTACTATGAACAATGTAAAAAGCAAGCGATTATACATTCCGAGTTAGATTGGACGTTATTATCCCGTTTTCATGTTCCAAAAAAATCGGAGCAAATGAGTGGCGGTGAGGCTGCAAAACTGCGCTTAACACATACACTTTCAAAGTATCGGCAAGGTTTGTTACTGGATGAACCAACCACTCATTTAGATCAAGCAGGCGTAGATTTGTTGATTTCAGAATTGCATTATTATTATGGAACACTAATTACAGTTAGCCATAACCGCTACTTTTTGGATCAATTGGTCACAAAAATATGGGAAATAGCTGATGGTAAGCTAACAGAATATACCGGAAATTACACCGATTATTTGAATCAAAAAAAGGCTGAAGCAAATTCTAGAAAAAATGCTGCTAAAAATTATCAAAAAGAAAAACGACAATTAGAAAAAGCGATTATCCAAAAAAGACAGCAAGCAGATAAAATAACTAAAACTTCAGCAAAACAAAGAAAACGCAATATTAAACCAGACCGCTTAGCTGCCTCTAAACAAAAAGATACCATTCAAAAAAATGCTCATAGAACCGCTAAAGCTTTACAGAGCCGCTTAGAACGTCTAGAGGAGGTGAAAACAACAGGCAAGATAAGGCCAATTCATTTTCCTTTACCAAAGTCACTTGCAATTTATAATCCTTATCCTATTCGCGGAGAGAAAGTAACTTGTCTTCGTGGTGATAAAATTTTGTTAAAAGATGTAGATTTCCAATTTGCAAATGGCGAAAAAATTGCAATTATCGGCAAAAACGGCAGTGGCAAAAGTAGTTTGTTGCATCAAATTGTGACTGGTGGACAAGGTATTGTAATATCACCTAAAGTAAAGTTTGCAATGTATCAGCAGTTAGATTACATGTTCACAAGTTCTGAAACAATTTTACAGTACATGCTAAATCAAAGTGATTTTTCTGAAAGTGTTGTACGTAGTATTCTAAACAATTTGGGATTTACTCAAATAGAATTAGAAAAAAAGATAAACAATTTGAGCGGAGGAGAGGCGACCCGAGTTGCGTTAGCCCTTACTTTTATTGTGCCAAGTAATGTTTTAATTTTAGATGAACCTACTAACTTCGTCGATTTCAATACAATTGAGGCTCTGCAAAAGTTGATAAAAGAATATCCTGCTACTGTTCTTTTTACCTCACATGATCACTATTTTGTGGACAATGTAGCAACACAAGTATTTGAAATTGAAAACAAAGCTATGCAAAAACGCAGGTGA
- a CDS encoding GNAT family N-acetyltransferase, translating to MNIKAAKAPITIRNIPKTALAKLWEISYGPKANLTWKNFDGPYFKDPILSWEEYQKGFGSRFVAGDNAGVIFYDDEMVGVVTAYFEDGSLKKWLEFGIAIYHPENWNKKIGQTAATLWINYLFDIYPKIERVGYTTWSGNYAMIALGKKLGMKKEAQIRKVRYWQGQYWDSVKYGILRTERQLLKKV from the coding sequence ATGAATATAAAAGCAGCAAAAGCCCCAATTACAATTAGAAATATTCCAAAGACGGCGTTAGCGAAACTATGGGAAATAAGCTATGGTCCTAAAGCAAATTTGACTTGGAAGAATTTTGATGGCCCCTATTTTAAAGATCCAATTCTTTCTTGGGAAGAATATCAAAAGGGATTTGGTTCACGTTTTGTAGCCGGAGACAATGCGGGTGTCATTTTTTACGATGATGAGATGGTAGGTGTGGTAACAGCGTATTTTGAAGATGGTTCGTTGAAAAAATGGCTAGAGTTTGGTATTGCCATTTATCACCCTGAAAATTGGAACAAAAAAATTGGACAAACAGCTGCAACTTTATGGATTAACTACCTATTTGATATTTATCCAAAGATTGAACGAGTAGGGTACACAACGTGGTCTGGCAACTACGCAATGATTGCCTTAGGAAAAAAGCTAGGGATGAAAAAAGAAGCCCAAATTCGAAAGGTCCGCTATTGGCAAGGCCAATATTGGGATTCTGTTAAATATGGTATTTTGCGAACAGAACGTCAATTGTTGAAGAAGGTCTAA
- a CDS encoding DUF3781 domain-containing protein: protein MLKNIARNIGYTPLVYDRFNKKLKTNYTSGQIEKLVQVILLAEDTKITRFGKNYYIWQPERKIQLTINANNYRLITADSVEKLPTQKN, encoded by the coding sequence ATGTTAAAAAATATTGCACGTAATATTGGATACACACCACTTGTATACGATCGATTCAACAAAAAACTAAAAACAAACTATACCTCAGGTCAAATCGAGAAACTTGTACAAGTGATTTTGCTTGCTGAAGACACCAAAATCACCCGTTTTGGGAAAAATTACTATATCTGGCAACCGGAAAGAAAAATTCAATTGACAATTAATGCCAATAATTATCGTTTAATTACAGCCGATTCTGTTGAAAAACTTCCTACGCAAAAGAATTGA